In Streptomyces sp. NBC_01408, one DNA window encodes the following:
- a CDS encoding riboflavin synthase: protein MFTGIVEELGEVAAVEQLAEASRFRLRGPLVTEGAKHGDSIAVNGVCLTVVDTADGEFTADVMQETLNRSSLGALTQGSRVNLERPMALGGRLGGHLVQGHVDGTGEILSRTPSEHWEIVKIALPANLSRYVVEKGSITVDGVSLTVVEAAADWFSISLIPTTLALTTLGIKQPGDPVNLEVDVLAKYVERLLAAGVDPLHAEGADR, encoded by the coding sequence GTGTTCACCGGAATCGTCGAAGAACTGGGCGAGGTCGCCGCCGTCGAGCAGCTCGCGGAAGCCTCCCGCTTCCGCCTGCGCGGCCCCCTCGTCACCGAGGGCGCCAAGCACGGCGACTCCATCGCCGTCAACGGCGTCTGCCTGACCGTCGTGGACACCGCCGACGGCGAGTTCACCGCCGACGTCATGCAGGAGACCCTCAACCGCTCCAGCCTCGGCGCACTCACCCAGGGCTCCCGTGTCAACCTCGAGCGGCCCATGGCCCTCGGCGGACGGCTCGGCGGCCACCTGGTCCAGGGGCACGTGGACGGCACCGGCGAGATCCTCTCCCGGACCCCCTCCGAGCACTGGGAGATCGTCAAGATCGCCCTCCCGGCGAACCTCTCGCGCTACGTCGTCGAGAAGGGCTCCATCACGGTGGACGGCGTCAGCCTCACCGTCGTCGAGGCCGCCGCCGACTGGTTCAGCATCAGCCTGATCCCCACCACCCTCGCGCTGACCACCCTCGGCATCAAGCAGCCCGGCGACCCGGTCAACCTCGAGGTCGACGTCCTCGCGAAGTACGTCGAGCGCCTCCTGGCCGCCGGGGTCGACCCCCTGCACGCCGAAGGAGCCGACCGGTGA
- a CDS encoding nicotinamide mononucleotide transporter family protein translates to MSALTWLNAEAFTVFGQKVIWSDMIGNLMGLAALALGWRRSIWTWPAQLLSGLILVAAYASAHLSGGVGKQLLVIGVALWGWRAWQQGKRQAQDGSIAVRTATWKERGLLLAGAALGTLAVGGLFTLFPHLSWSPWADAYIFVGTIVAMVAQARGLVEFWFAWLLVDLVGVPLAFNGGLAFSGLVYVVYFALVLWGAYDWYQRSRTTSAPALKGATA, encoded by the coding sequence GTGAGCGCCCTGACCTGGCTCAACGCCGAGGCCTTCACCGTCTTCGGCCAGAAGGTCATCTGGTCCGACATGATCGGCAACCTGATGGGCCTGGCCGCCCTCGCCCTCGGCTGGCGCCGCTCCATATGGACCTGGCCCGCCCAGCTCCTCTCCGGCCTGATCCTCGTCGCCGCCTACGCCTCCGCCCACCTCTCCGGCGGCGTCGGCAAGCAGCTCCTGGTCATCGGAGTGGCCCTCTGGGGCTGGCGCGCCTGGCAGCAGGGCAAGCGGCAGGCCCAGGACGGCTCCATCGCGGTACGCACCGCCACCTGGAAGGAGCGCGGACTGCTCCTCGCCGGAGCGGCGCTGGGCACCCTCGCCGTCGGCGGGCTGTTCACGCTCTTCCCGCACCTGTCCTGGAGCCCGTGGGCCGACGCCTACATCTTCGTCGGCACCATCGTCGCGATGGTCGCCCAGGCCCGCGGCCTCGTCGAGTTCTGGTTCGCCTGGCTCCTCGTCGACCTGGTCGGCGTCCCCCTCGCCTTCAACGGCGGCCTGGCCTTCTCCGGCCTCGTCTACGTCGTGTACTTCGCCCTCGTCCTGTGGGGCGCCTACGACTGGTACCAGCGCTCTCGCACCACCTCCGCCCCGGCCCTGAAAGGAGCAACGGCATGA
- a CDS encoding bifunctional 3,4-dihydroxy-2-butanone-4-phosphate synthase/GTP cyclohydrolase II: MTPTLKPVPDVLDVPEETFRLDPVEQAIRDIAAGRPIVVVDDEDRENEGDLVIAAEKATPEIVAFMMSECRGLICAPMEGPELERLELPQMVQHNTESMQTAFTVSVDATAAHGVTTGISAADRATTLRLLANGTSEPGDFVRPGHIFPLRAKPGGVLVRNGHTEAAVDLARLAGLRPAGAIVEIAGEDGVMLRLPELIPFARKHGLTIISIEDLIAYRRSAEPTVRREAEVSLPTAFGDFTAYGYRSTVDGVEHVALVHGEVGDGEDILVRMHSECLTGDIFQSQRCDCGPQLHASMERIQAEGRGVVVYLRGHEGRGIGLVSKLRAYELQERGRDTLDANLELGLPADARDYGAGAQILADLGVRSVRLLTNNPDKSAALVRHGITVAGREAMPIEAGEHNLRYLRTKRDRMGHDLPWLEGAVPTACGNQ, encoded by the coding sequence ATGACCCCCACCCTCAAGCCCGTGCCCGACGTCCTGGACGTCCCCGAGGAGACCTTCCGCCTCGACCCGGTCGAGCAGGCCATCCGCGACATTGCCGCGGGCCGCCCGATCGTCGTCGTCGACGACGAGGACCGCGAGAACGAGGGCGACCTCGTCATCGCCGCCGAGAAGGCCACCCCCGAGATCGTCGCCTTCATGATGAGCGAGTGCCGCGGCCTGATCTGCGCCCCCATGGAGGGCCCCGAGCTGGAGCGGCTCGAACTCCCCCAGATGGTCCAGCACAACACCGAGTCGATGCAGACCGCCTTCACCGTCTCCGTCGACGCCACTGCCGCCCACGGGGTGACGACCGGCATCTCCGCCGCCGACCGCGCCACCACCCTGCGCCTCCTGGCGAACGGGACCTCCGAGCCCGGCGACTTCGTCCGCCCCGGCCACATCTTCCCGCTGCGCGCCAAGCCCGGCGGCGTCCTGGTCCGCAACGGCCACACCGAGGCCGCCGTCGACCTCGCCCGCCTAGCGGGCCTGCGCCCGGCCGGCGCCATCGTGGAGATCGCCGGCGAGGACGGCGTCATGCTGCGCCTGCCCGAGCTGATCCCCTTCGCCCGCAAGCACGGCCTGACGATCATCTCCATCGAGGACCTGATCGCCTACCGCCGCTCCGCCGAGCCCACCGTGCGCCGCGAGGCCGAGGTCAGCCTGCCGACCGCCTTCGGGGACTTCACCGCGTACGGCTACCGCTCCACCGTCGACGGGGTCGAGCACGTGGCCCTCGTCCACGGCGAGGTCGGCGACGGCGAGGACATCCTCGTCCGGATGCACTCCGAGTGCCTGACCGGCGACATCTTCCAGTCCCAGCGCTGCGACTGCGGCCCCCAGCTGCACGCCTCCATGGAACGCATCCAGGCCGAGGGCCGCGGCGTCGTCGTCTACCTGCGCGGCCACGAGGGCCGCGGCATCGGACTGGTGTCCAAACTGCGCGCCTACGAGCTCCAGGAGCGCGGCCGCGACACCCTCGACGCCAACCTGGAACTCGGCCTGCCCGCCGACGCCCGCGACTACGGCGCCGGCGCGCAGATCCTCGCCGACCTCGGCGTGCGCAGCGTCCGGCTGCTGACCAACAACCCCGACAAGTCCGCCGCCCTCGTCCGGCACGGCATCACGGTCGCCGGCCGCGAGGCCATGCCGATCGAGGCGGGCGAGCACAACCTGCGGTACCTGCGCACCAAGCGGGACCGGATGGGCCACGACCTGCCCTGGCTGGAGGGCGCCGTGCCCACCGCCTGCGGCAACCAGTAA
- the ribH gene encoding 6,7-dimethyl-8-ribityllumazine synthase, protein MSGKGAPELNVKNCGDLRVAVIAAQWHEKVMDGLVDGALRALHELGIDEPTLLRVPGSFELPVVAKVLAGRGYDAIVALGVVIRGGTPHFDYVCQGVTQGLVQVSIDTGVPVGFGVLTCDNDEQALDRAGLEGSNEDKGHEAVTAAVSTAMTLRTVSEPWR, encoded by the coding sequence GTGAGCGGCAAGGGCGCACCCGAACTGAACGTGAAGAACTGCGGAGACCTGCGAGTCGCCGTCATCGCGGCCCAGTGGCACGAGAAGGTCATGGACGGACTGGTCGACGGCGCCCTGCGGGCCCTGCACGAGCTGGGCATCGACGAGCCCACCCTGCTGCGGGTCCCGGGCAGCTTCGAGCTCCCGGTCGTGGCGAAGGTACTGGCCGGTCGCGGTTACGATGCCATCGTCGCCCTCGGAGTGGTCATCCGCGGCGGCACCCCGCACTTCGACTACGTCTGCCAGGGCGTCACCCAGGGCCTGGTACAGGTGTCGATCGACACCGGAGTCCCCGTCGGCTTCGGCGTACTGACCTGCGACAACGACGAGCAGGCGCTGGACCGCGCCGGGCTCGAGGGGTCGAACGAGGACAAGGGACACGAAGCGGTCACCGCCGCCGTCTCCACCGCCATGACCCTGCGGACCGTCAGCGAACCCTGGCGCTGA
- a CDS encoding phosphoribosyl-ATP diphosphatase, protein MANKPSKSFEELFTELQLKAANGDPSTSRTAELVSKGVHAIGKKVVEEAAEVWMAAEYEGKEAAAEEISQLLYHVQVMMVARGISLDDVYAHL, encoded by the coding sequence ATGGCGAACAAACCCTCCAAGAGCTTCGAAGAGCTCTTCACCGAGCTCCAGCTCAAGGCCGCCAACGGCGACCCCAGCACCTCCCGCACCGCCGAGCTCGTCAGCAAGGGCGTCCATGCCATCGGCAAGAAGGTCGTCGAGGAGGCCGCCGAGGTCTGGATGGCCGCCGAGTACGAGGGCAAGGAAGCCGCCGCCGAGGAGATCTCCCAGCTGCTCTACCACGTCCAGGTGATGATGGTGGCGCGCGGGATCTCCCTCGACGACGTCTACGCGCACCTCTAG
- the hisG gene encoding ATP phosphoribosyltransferase, protein MLRIAVPNKGSLSGPASAMLHEAGYRQRKESKELVVVDPENEVEFFYLRPKDIAIYVSSGKLDIGITGRDLLLDSGASAEEILPLNFGRSTFRYATKPGTANGPEDFHGMTIATSYEGIVAKHLADQGIDASVVHLDGAVETAIQLGVAQIIADVVETGTSLRNAGLQVIGDPILTSEAVVIRGNGADAEDPRAQQFLRRLQGVLVARSYVMMDYDCRAEHLERAVALTPGLESPTISPLHNEGWVAVRAMVPAKEAQRIMDDLYELGARAILTTSIHACRL, encoded by the coding sequence ATGCTGCGCATCGCCGTCCCCAACAAGGGTTCACTCTCCGGACCGGCGTCGGCGATGCTCCATGAGGCCGGCTACCGCCAGCGCAAGGAGTCCAAGGAGCTCGTGGTCGTCGACCCCGAGAACGAGGTGGAGTTCTTCTACCTCCGCCCCAAGGACATCGCGATCTACGTCTCCTCGGGCAAGCTCGACATCGGCATCACCGGCCGTGACCTGCTGCTCGACTCCGGCGCCAGCGCCGAGGAGATCCTGCCGCTGAACTTCGGCCGCTCCACCTTCCGCTACGCCACCAAGCCCGGCACCGCGAACGGCCCCGAGGACTTCCACGGGATGACGATCGCGACCTCGTACGAGGGAATCGTCGCCAAGCACCTCGCCGACCAGGGGATCGACGCCTCCGTCGTCCACCTGGACGGCGCGGTCGAGACGGCCATCCAGCTCGGCGTCGCCCAGATCATCGCGGACGTCGTCGAGACCGGCACCAGCCTGCGCAACGCCGGCCTCCAGGTCATCGGCGACCCCATCCTCACCTCCGAGGCCGTGGTCATCCGCGGCAACGGCGCCGACGCCGAAGACCCGCGGGCCCAGCAGTTCCTGCGCCGCCTCCAGGGCGTCCTGGTGGCCCGCAGCTACGTGATGATGGACTACGACTGCCGCGCCGAGCACCTGGAACGCGCCGTCGCCCTCACCCCGGGCCTGGAGTCGCCGACCATCTCCCCGCTGCACAACGAGGGCTGGGTCGCCGTCCGGGCCATGGTCCCGGCCAAGGAGGCCCAGCGGATCATGGACGACCTGTACGAGCTCGGCGCCCGCGCCATCCTCACCACCTCGATCCACGCCTGCCGTCTCTGA
- a CDS encoding PH domain-containing protein — protein MTESAAQPAPPALPVTFRPTRTRAVLLGVGLVMFVTITTVAVLLERLNPGERVSFVFMAALLTSVLVLLSRPKVVADENGVTVVNLTTKRRLEWAQILRVNLRPGDPWVFLDLSDGTSLPALGIQPGVARQQAVSDARALRALAETRGTGAHEH, from the coding sequence ATGACCGAGTCCGCCGCCCAGCCCGCACCGCCCGCCCTGCCGGTCACCTTCCGGCCGACCCGCACCCGGGCGGTCCTGCTGGGCGTCGGGCTCGTCATGTTCGTCACCATCACGACGGTCGCGGTCCTCCTGGAGAGGCTCAACCCGGGGGAGCGCGTCAGCTTCGTCTTCATGGCGGCGCTCCTCACCTCCGTCCTCGTCCTGCTCAGCCGCCCCAAGGTGGTCGCGGACGAGAACGGCGTCACCGTCGTCAACCTCACGACCAAGCGCCGCCTGGAATGGGCCCAGATCCTGCGGGTCAACCTGCGCCCCGGCGACCCGTGGGTCTTCCTCGACCTCAGCGACGGCACCAGCCTGCCCGCCCTCGGCATCCAGCCCGGCGTGGCCAGGCAGCAGGCCGTCAGCGACGCCCGCGCCCTGCGCGCCCTCGCCGAGACCCGCGGAACCGGCGCCCACGAACACTGA
- a CDS encoding hemolysin family protein, which translates to MTIPLLLLLAAFALILANGFFVAAEFGLVTVEKPEAERAAADGDRRARTVVEALRELSFQLSGTQLGITITSLVVGMLAEPALAALLAGPLTATGLPAGATAGVSVVIGMLLASAVQMVVGELVPKNWAVSRPLQVARFVAGPQQAFSGALRPVIAGLNAVANRLVRALGVEPTEEMASARTPGELVSLVRHSAQAGALEQDTADLFVRTLSLGELTAQHVMTPRVKVSALQHTATAADVLNLTRATGLSRFPVYRERIDEITGVVSLKDALAVPEAERARTTVARISVAPLLVPGSLPVQPLLERLRSEQPMAVVVDEYGGTAGVVTLEDIVEELVGEVRDEHDHAEDRRPELAPVPPEDGRPSWEADGSCRVQTLRRIGLEVPEGPYETVAGLVADLLGRIPAPGDRAELPGWKLSVRQVGRYRAERVRLVRTVPATAPAELEAVGR; encoded by the coding sequence ATGACCATCCCGCTACTCCTGCTCCTGGCGGCTTTCGCCCTCATCCTCGCCAACGGTTTCTTCGTGGCGGCCGAATTCGGCCTCGTCACCGTCGAGAAGCCCGAGGCCGAACGAGCCGCCGCCGACGGCGACCGCCGTGCCCGCACGGTGGTCGAAGCCCTACGGGAGCTGTCCTTCCAGCTCTCCGGCACCCAGCTCGGCATCACCATCACCTCCCTCGTGGTCGGCATGCTCGCCGAGCCCGCCCTCGCCGCACTGCTGGCCGGGCCGCTCACCGCGACCGGCCTCCCCGCAGGAGCCACCGCCGGCGTGTCCGTCGTCATCGGCATGCTGCTCGCCTCCGCCGTCCAGATGGTCGTCGGCGAGCTCGTCCCGAAGAACTGGGCGGTCTCCCGGCCGCTCCAGGTGGCCCGCTTCGTCGCCGGCCCCCAGCAGGCCTTCTCCGGCGCCCTGCGCCCCGTCATCGCCGGCCTCAACGCCGTCGCCAACCGGCTGGTGCGCGCCCTCGGCGTGGAACCCACCGAGGAGATGGCCTCCGCCCGCACCCCCGGCGAACTGGTCTCCCTGGTCCGCCATTCGGCCCAGGCCGGCGCCCTCGAACAGGACACCGCCGACCTCTTCGTACGCACCCTCTCGCTGGGCGAGCTCACCGCCCAGCACGTCATGACCCCCCGGGTGAAGGTCAGCGCCCTCCAGCACACGGCCACCGCCGCCGACGTCCTCAACCTGACCCGCGCCACCGGCCTGTCCCGCTTCCCCGTCTACCGCGAGCGCATCGACGAGATCACCGGTGTGGTCTCCCTCAAGGACGCCCTCGCCGTACCCGAGGCGGAACGTGCCCGCACCACCGTCGCCCGGATCTCCGTCGCCCCGCTCCTGGTGCCCGGCTCCCTGCCGGTGCAGCCCCTGCTGGAGCGGCTGCGCAGCGAACAGCCGATGGCCGTGGTGGTCGACGAGTACGGCGGCACCGCCGGCGTGGTCACCCTGGAGGACATCGTGGAGGAACTCGTCGGCGAGGTCCGCGACGAGCACGACCACGCGGAGGACCGCCGGCCCGAGCTGGCCCCCGTACCCCCCGAGGACGGCCGCCCCTCCTGGGAGGCCGACGGCAGCTGCCGGGTGCAGACCCTGCGCCGCATAGGCCTGGAGGTCCCCGAAGGCCCCTACGAGACCGTCGCGGGCCTCGTCGCCGACCTGCTCGGCCGTATCCCCGCCCCCGGGGACCGCGCCGAACTCCCCGGCTGGAAGCTCTCCGTCCGCCAGGTCGGCCGCTACCGGGCCGAACGGGTCCGGCTGGTGCGCACCGTCCCCGCCACCGCCCCCGCCGAACTGGAAGCGGTGGGCCGGTGA